One genomic region from Leptospira tipperaryensis encodes:
- a CDS encoding EAL domain-containing protein, translated as MLYSQDTSNILSYGENYYQPHYQPILEVTNCNIVGYEVLGRFYSPEKNEYRSLGYQFHNPELDTIRLIQIDRLIREKAIRHLKDTGLRTKLFLNMMPNFLSMIHTGDVLDLKRLHVLNLIEKYEISPAEVVLEITEDKFDGSIEKLLSIVNVFKDYGFKIAVDDLGVGFSNLERIGYIHPDIMKVDIKIMRESLNRRSFKNVLSAIADMSQKLGSDLLFEGIETEEELHLALSMGANLLQGFYFSRPQVEFQDKKQFNRSLRDTLEKFSGLRFMELLEEFQKGQAVIDALGEKLEALRHNGKEDLPLVLHLMLPNLPSEILSVFACDIFGYQITPTYFRSHPGEDWDSDLTEIGNNYAWRPFFIRHKAKVVQSHAKWTVTEPVYDMDLHKQVVIFTYTLRDNYILIIKMDWEKV; from the coding sequence ATGTTATATAGCCAGGATACAAGCAACATTCTCTCTTACGGAGAGAATTACTACCAACCCCATTATCAACCGATCCTGGAAGTAACAAATTGTAATATCGTAGGATATGAAGTTTTGGGAAGATTCTATTCTCCCGAAAAAAACGAATACCGTTCGTTAGGATATCAATTTCACAATCCGGAGTTGGATACGATTCGATTGATTCAGATCGATCGGTTGATCCGAGAAAAAGCGATTCGGCATTTGAAAGACACGGGACTGAGAACCAAACTTTTCCTGAACATGATGCCGAATTTTCTCTCTATGATTCATACGGGAGACGTCTTGGATCTCAAGAGACTCCATGTTCTCAACCTGATAGAAAAATACGAAATTTCTCCTGCGGAAGTAGTTCTTGAAATCACCGAAGATAAGTTTGACGGAAGTATAGAAAAACTTCTTTCGATCGTAAACGTTTTTAAAGACTACGGATTTAAGATCGCGGTAGACGATCTCGGTGTCGGATTCTCCAACTTAGAAAGAATCGGTTATATTCATCCGGATATTATGAAAGTGGATATTAAGATCATGAGGGAGAGTTTAAACCGAAGATCTTTTAAGAACGTTCTCAGTGCGATCGCAGATATGTCCCAGAAGCTCGGTTCCGATCTTCTTTTTGAAGGAATCGAAACAGAAGAAGAATTGCATCTCGCTCTTTCGATGGGAGCCAACTTACTCCAAGGCTTTTATTTTTCCCGACCACAAGTAGAATTTCAAGATAAGAAACAATTCAATCGAAGTCTGAGAGACACTCTCGAAAAATTCTCAGGCTTAAGATTTATGGAACTCTTAGAAGAATTTCAGAAAGGGCAAGCGGTGATCGACGCCCTGGGAGAAAAGTTGGAGGCCCTAAGACACAACGGGAAAGAAGATCTTCCGCTCGTCTTGCATTTGATGCTTCCGAATCTTCCTTCCGAAATTCTTTCTGTCTTTGCCTGCGATATCTTCGGTTATCAGATCACTCCTACTTATTTTCGTTCTCATCCCGGAGAAGATTGGGATTCGGATCTGACTGAAATCGGAAACAACTATGCTTGGAGACCGTTCTTCATTCGTCATAAGGCGAAGGTAGTTCAGAGTCACGCGAAATGGACGGTGACCGAACCCGTCTACGATATGGATCTTCATAAGCAAGTCGTAATCTTTACTTATACCCTGAGAGACAATTATATCCTGATCATCAAAATGGATTGGGAAAAGGTCTAA
- a CDS encoding cyclic nucleotide-binding domain-containing protein encodes MRIFWDLLIFICILYASVESPLRIVLSYEQGFAVNSLYIVVDLLYFGDILFNIFSPEYIKGEWIYVRREAIVRYFKTWFFFDFVAAFPFEIVAQKILRIDLSLHPYLFLLLGITRIIKVVRIPGILHRLNLAFKPAPGVLRLVLLGFWITIVAHWCAVGWLYMDELDSFRTGWDEYVKAFYWTVTTLATVGYGDIVPVNTNQRIYATLVMMLGAGVYATVIGNIASILGNLDLVRAAQIKRMSQVDSFLRARNLPFGIRRKIRDYYMYIMERGWGENERELLSDLPVSLQRDVKIHLHRGLLEKVPFLQGAEPALVTNLVFSLRHHIFLPGDIIFHKGDIGHNLYILSEGTVEILALNDFDVIATLTEGQFFGELALVTEEPRSATVKSVSICEIYTLSKEDFLHALNLFPAFRDAMTVNLKKKNHKLNPVKPKKNTKKKSKGRKVLKN; translated from the coding sequence ATCAGAATCTTCTGGGATCTTTTGATTTTTATATGTATTCTTTATGCTTCCGTAGAATCTCCTCTTAGAATCGTTCTCTCTTACGAACAAGGATTTGCGGTAAATAGCCTCTACATCGTAGTCGATCTTTTGTATTTCGGAGACATTCTCTTTAATATATTCTCTCCCGAATACATCAAAGGAGAATGGATCTATGTAAGACGAGAAGCGATTGTCAGATACTTCAAGACCTGGTTCTTTTTCGATTTTGTGGCGGCGTTTCCATTTGAGATCGTGGCCCAAAAAATTCTCAGGATCGATCTTTCTCTGCATCCTTATCTTTTTTTACTTCTTGGGATCACAAGAATCATAAAGGTGGTTCGAATTCCGGGAATTCTCCATCGACTCAATCTTGCCTTTAAGCCGGCTCCGGGAGTTCTTCGATTGGTCCTCTTAGGATTTTGGATCACGATCGTCGCGCACTGGTGCGCGGTAGGTTGGTTGTATATGGACGAATTGGATTCTTTTCGAACGGGTTGGGACGAATACGTGAAAGCGTTTTATTGGACCGTGACGACTCTCGCCACCGTCGGTTATGGAGATATCGTCCCTGTGAATACGAACCAGAGAATTTATGCGACTCTTGTGATGATGCTCGGCGCCGGAGTTTATGCGACCGTTATCGGAAACATCGCGAGCATTCTCGGTAATTTAGATTTAGTAAGAGCGGCTCAGATCAAAAGAATGTCCCAAGTAGATTCCTTCCTAAGAGCGAGAAATCTTCCCTTTGGAATTCGAAGAAAGATTCGAGACTATTACATGTACATCATGGAAAGAGGTTGGGGGGAAAATGAGAGAGAACTCCTGAGCGATCTTCCCGTTTCTCTTCAGAGGGATGTGAAGATTCATCTTCACAGAGGACTCCTTGAAAAAGTTCCATTCTTACAAGGCGCCGAACCCGCGCTCGTTACAAACCTCGTCTTTTCTCTGAGGCACCATATCTTTCTTCCGGGAGATATCATATTCCATAAAGGTGATATAGGTCATAACCTCTATATCTTGAGCGAAGGAACCGTCGAAATTCTCGCGTTAAACGATTTCGACGTGATCGCAACTCTAACGGAAGGACAATTTTTCGGAGAACTCGCGCTCGTAACCGAGGAACCAAGATCCGCTACGGTAAAATCCGTTTCTATCTGTGAGATTTATACGTTGAGCAAGGAAGATTTCTTACACGCTCTGAATTTATTCCCCGCGTTTCGGGATGCGATGACCGTAAACCTGAAAAAGAAAAATCACAAACTCAATCCGGTAAAACCAAAAAAGAATACGAAAAAGAAATCCAAAGGAAGAAAGGTTCTCAAGAATTGA
- a CDS encoding ion transporter — translation MSMFHVDNKLRIFWDILIFICILYASLEAPLRVVLSYKQGFIVTALYIVVDLLFFGDILVNIFPPEYVQGKWIHIQKKEIVKYFKTWFIFDFLAAFPFEIAAEKIFNLDLSLHPFLYLLFGITRIIKVVRIPGILYRLNLAFKPAPGILRLVLLMFWISVVAHWCAIGWLYMDNLDSVDTGLDQYVQALYWTITTLTTVGYGDIVPITTHQRIYTIFVMLTGALVYATVIGNVASILANLDLVRATKLQRMAQVDSFLRARRLPFWLRRKIRDYYMYIIERGWGENEKELLSDLPVSLQRDVRIHLHREFLEKVPFLKGADSSLVTNLIFSLKHHVFLPGDIIFHRGDIGHNLYVLSEGHVDVLSPDESKVIVTLGDGQFFGELALVTAEPRSATIRCTSICEIYTLSKEDFLEALSLYPRFREAMQESLRKLNVKMDLSRSFQKGYDPHS, via the coding sequence ATGAGTATGTTTCACGTAGACAACAAACTGCGAATCTTCTGGGACATCTTGATCTTTATCTGCATCCTGTATGCTTCCCTAGAAGCCCCTCTTAGAGTTGTCTTGTCTTACAAACAGGGGTTCATCGTAACCGCACTTTATATCGTAGTGGATCTCCTCTTCTTTGGAGACATTCTCGTGAATATATTTCCGCCTGAATACGTTCAGGGAAAGTGGATTCATATTCAAAAAAAGGAAATCGTAAAGTATTTCAAGACTTGGTTTATCTTTGATTTTCTCGCAGCATTTCCTTTTGAGATTGCGGCCGAAAAAATTTTCAATCTTGATCTTTCCTTACATCCGTTTTTATATCTCCTTTTTGGAATCACTCGTATCATAAAAGTCGTTCGTATACCGGGAATTCTCTATAGATTGAATCTTGCCTTCAAGCCGGCGCCCGGAATTCTTCGATTGGTCCTTCTCATGTTTTGGATCAGCGTCGTCGCACACTGGTGCGCGATCGGATGGTTGTATATGGACAACTTGGATTCCGTAGACACCGGTTTAGATCAATATGTACAAGCCCTCTACTGGACGATCACAACTCTGACGACCGTAGGATATGGAGATATCGTTCCGATCACAACTCATCAAAGAATATATACGATTTTTGTAATGCTCACCGGAGCTCTCGTCTACGCTACCGTCATCGGTAACGTCGCGAGTATTCTCGCGAACCTGGATCTTGTCCGAGCTACAAAACTACAGAGAATGGCTCAAGTGGATTCTTTTTTGAGAGCGAGGAGGCTTCCTTTTTGGCTCCGAAGAAAGATTCGAGACTACTATATGTATATTATAGAAAGGGGATGGGGGGAGAATGAAAAAGAATTGTTAAGCGACCTTCCCGTTTCTCTTCAGAGAGACGTAAGAATTCATCTTCACAGGGAATTTTTAGAAAAGGTTCCTTTTTTAAAAGGGGCCGATTCCTCTCTCGTGACCAATCTTATCTTTTCTCTGAAACATCACGTTTTCCTTCCCGGAGATATCATCTTTCATCGAGGAGATATCGGTCATAATCTTTATGTTCTCAGCGAAGGTCACGTCGACGTCTTGTCTCCCGATGAATCCAAAGTGATCGTAACGCTCGGCGACGGACAGTTTTTTGGAGAGTTGGCATTAGTCACCGCTGAACCGCGTTCCGCGACGATCCGTTGTACTTCCATCTGCGAAATTTATACTCTCAGCAAAGAGGATTTTTTAGAAGCACTGAGTCTCTATCCGAGATTTCGAGAAGCCATGCAAGAAAGTCTTCGGAAACTCAACGTCAAGATGGATCTCAGTCGGTCGTTTCAGAAAGGCTACGATCCACATTCTTAA
- the purQ gene encoding phosphoribosylformylglycinamidine synthase subunit PurQ, with translation MKVAVITFPGSNCDADIYRVLRDQYKAEVDRIWHRDQLEKKYELVILPGGFSYGDYLRSGAMAGFSPVMKSVKEHVDKGGKLFGICNGFQILTEAEFLPGALTRNKTLKYICKTVTLKKGSSGNPVTSSLDPQKELRIPIAHADGCYFATSDVLKQLEDEGRILFRYFGENPNGSLDAIAGITSKNFKIAGMMPHPERAMNSVTGEEDGKVVLDLILGA, from the coding sequence ATGAAAGTTGCCGTAATCACGTTTCCCGGTTCCAACTGCGACGCCGATATTTATAGAGTTCTAAGAGATCAATATAAGGCCGAAGTGGACCGTATCTGGCACCGAGATCAGCTTGAAAAAAAATACGAACTCGTGATTCTTCCGGGAGGTTTTTCCTACGGGGATTATCTTCGTTCCGGCGCTATGGCCGGTTTTTCTCCGGTGATGAAATCCGTGAAAGAACACGTCGATAAGGGCGGAAAACTTTTCGGAATCTGCAACGGATTCCAGATTCTTACCGAGGCTGAATTTTTACCCGGCGCTCTGACGAGAAACAAAACTCTGAAATATATCTGTAAAACTGTGACCTTAAAAAAAGGTTCCTCCGGAAATCCGGTGACTTCTTCTTTGGATCCTCAGAAAGAATTGAGAATTCCGATCGCACACGCGGACGGTTGTTACTTTGCGACTTCCGACGTTTTGAAACAACTCGAAGACGAGGGAAGAATTCTCTTTCGCTATTTTGGGGAGAATCCGAACGGTTCTCTGGATGCGATCGCGGGAATTACTTCGAAGAATTTCAAAATTGCGGGAATGATGCCTCATCCGGAAAGAGCGATGAATTCTGTGACGGGAGAAGAGGATGGAAAGGTAGTTTTGGATTTGATTCTCGGAGCTTGA
- the purS gene encoding phosphoribosylformylglycinamidine synthase subunit PurS yields MYIAKIQVVLKESVLDPQGSTVKKVLSEVGEKSVQDVRVGKYIELKIDAPNEEAARKDVERLCDKILVNHVIETYSANIQKI; encoded by the coding sequence ATGTACATCGCAAAAATCCAGGTAGTCCTCAAAGAATCCGTTCTGGACCCGCAAGGGAGTACGGTTAAAAAAGTGCTCTCCGAGGTCGGAGAAAAATCTGTGCAAGACGTAAGAGTCGGAAAATACATCGAACTCAAGATCGACGCTCCGAACGAAGAAGCCGCAAGAAAAGACGTAGAAAGACTCTGCGACAAGATTCTTGTAAATCACGTAATCGAAACATATTCTGCTAATATTCAAAAAATATGA
- a CDS encoding phosphoribosylaminoimidazolesuccinocarboxamide synthase translates to MNLPNPSYRGKVRDIYDLGDKLILSSSDRISAFDVVFPQPVPDKGKVLNRISTSWFEYFKDVPNHILETDVKNFPAPFQNHPDLEGRSVLVKKCKRIDYECVVRGYISGSGWKEYKDAGTLAGVTLPKGLKESQKLSEPVFTPAVKNDEGHDENISEKEMENRIGKELFGILREKSISIFLRASEVVDRAGIILCDTKFEFGILDGQVILIDELLTPDSSRYWSAETYSVGISPPSLDKQILRNYLETTNWNKMPPAPDLPEKLISELREKYQKIEDLILSCTSQKSR, encoded by the coding sequence ATGAATTTGCCGAATCCTTCTTACAGAGGAAAAGTCCGAGACATCTACGATCTCGGCGATAAACTCATCTTGAGTTCTTCCGATCGAATTTCCGCATTCGACGTAGTTTTTCCACAACCCGTTCCGGACAAAGGAAAGGTTCTCAATCGAATTTCCACTTCTTGGTTTGAATACTTCAAAGACGTTCCCAATCATATCCTCGAAACGGATGTTAAGAATTTCCCGGCTCCTTTTCAAAATCATCCGGACTTGGAAGGAAGATCCGTTCTCGTAAAAAAATGCAAACGAATCGACTACGAGTGTGTGGTTCGCGGTTATATCTCCGGTTCCGGTTGGAAAGAATACAAGGACGCGGGAACTCTCGCGGGTGTAACACTTCCAAAGGGTTTGAAAGAATCTCAGAAATTATCCGAACCCGTTTTTACACCTGCGGTAAAAAACGACGAAGGACACGACGAGAACATCTCCGAGAAAGAGATGGAAAATCGAATCGGAAAAGAACTGTTCGGAATTCTCAGAGAAAAATCGATTTCCATTTTCTTGCGCGCCTCTGAAGTGGTAGATAGGGCGGGAATCATTCTCTGTGATACCAAGTTTGAGTTTGGGATCTTGGACGGACAGGTTATCCTGATCGACGAGCTCCTCACTCCGGATTCTTCCCGGTATTGGTCTGCGGAAACCTATTCTGTAGGAATTTCTCCACCGAGTTTGGACAAGCAGATCCTCCGGAATTATCTCGAAACTACAAATTGGAACAAGATGCCTCCGGCTCCCGATCTCCCGGAAAAACTCATTTCCGAGCTGAGAGAAAAATACCAGAAGATAGAGGATCTCATACTTTCATGTACATCGCAAAAATCCAGGTAG
- a CDS encoding PP2C family protein-serine/threonine phosphatase, producing the protein MSIAPDYSQHTVLAVDDSEINLKLIVHTLKPLGFQMFTAESAAEARNILITNRIDILLLDVSMPGQDGFSFCRELREIERFKLLPILFITAISRELGFDEAISHGGDDFIHKPFQPRELIAKIRAFIRIKILQDELFEQKRNYERELIMARKVQQELLPEKDLVWNGVGLSTIFQPLMQIGGDYTDAWIENNSLHLFIADCSGHGPSAALLAAMLKMQVSSLSPDQNLREKVKTLRHNLEKILPEEFSITFFYGILHEDLIFEYSNGGHPAPILYQNGIVSTLPGMGPLIIPIELNVSEEFKTIQFEKGAFLLLYTDGATEIADKSMNILGEERLKKIFKEEVSKGGDILGSMMDSILAHSERLTNDDDIAMMVLKL; encoded by the coding sequence TTGTCAATAGCTCCGGATTACAGTCAACATACGGTTCTTGCAGTCGATGATTCCGAAATCAATCTGAAGCTGATCGTACACACGCTCAAACCTTTGGGCTTTCAAATGTTTACGGCGGAGTCCGCGGCCGAGGCCAGAAATATTCTCATAACAAATCGAATCGATATTCTTCTCTTAGACGTAAGTATGCCCGGGCAAGACGGATTCTCTTTTTGCAGAGAATTGAGAGAGATCGAAAGATTCAAACTTCTTCCTATTCTTTTTATCACCGCGATCAGCAGAGAATTAGGTTTTGACGAAGCGATCTCTCACGGAGGAGACGACTTCATCCACAAACCCTTTCAACCTCGAGAGTTGATCGCAAAGATCCGCGCCTTTATCAGAATCAAAATTCTCCAAGACGAACTCTTTGAACAAAAAAGAAACTATGAAAGAGAATTGATCATGGCTCGTAAGGTTCAACAGGAACTTCTTCCCGAAAAAGATCTTGTTTGGAACGGAGTCGGATTGAGTACGATCTTTCAACCTCTCATGCAGATCGGAGGAGATTACACCGACGCGTGGATAGAAAACAACTCTCTTCATCTTTTTATCGCGGACTGCTCCGGTCACGGCCCTTCCGCGGCGCTCCTTGCGGCGATGTTGAAGATGCAAGTCTCGAGTCTTTCTCCGGATCAGAATCTAAGAGAGAAGGTCAAAACGCTTCGTCACAATTTGGAAAAAATTCTTCCGGAAGAATTTTCGATCACTTTCTTTTACGGAATCCTTCACGAAGATCTTATATTCGAATATTCGAATGGAGGCCATCCGGCTCCGATCCTCTATCAAAACGGAATCGTTTCGACTCTCCCTGGAATGGGACCTCTTATCATCCCGATCGAACTCAACGTAAGCGAAGAATTCAAAACGATTCAATTTGAGAAAGGCGCCTTTCTTCTTCTCTATACGGACGGCGCGACCGAGATCGCCGACAAGAGTATGAATATTCTCGGAGAAGAACGTCTCAAAAAAATCTTTAAAGAAGAAGTTTCTAAGGGCGGAGATATTCTCGGATCGATGATGGATTCCATTCTTGCGCATTCCGAGAGACTTACAAATGATGACGATATCGCTATGATGGTGTTGAAATTATGA
- the ccsA gene encoding cytochrome c biogenesis protein CcsA, which yields MKIRIAHPVFDWILSAIFLVGFPAAVLISLNYPNVILQQGIAHRIFYFHVPVAWVALYGPIFSLFFAVLYLWKKESKWDLLSLAANQISLLFAIGVIFSGRIWAYSAWGVSWDKTDARLQSFTVLFISLIAYFVFRILITDSSKKKIFSSFLSILCAVNAVITWGAIRWMDNPGNHPESVLGKGGMDSDIRQSFWLGVLAYHILFLVLFRFAYRLAKIGDLRESLPEKEE from the coding sequence ATGAAGATCCGAATTGCACATCCCGTTTTCGACTGGATTTTATCCGCAATCTTTCTTGTCGGTTTTCCGGCGGCAGTTTTAATTTCTCTCAATTATCCGAATGTGATTCTCCAACAAGGAATCGCTCATAGAATTTTCTACTTTCACGTTCCAGTCGCTTGGGTCGCGCTCTACGGTCCGATCTTTTCTCTCTTCTTTGCGGTCCTTTATCTTTGGAAGAAGGAATCAAAGTGGGATCTCCTTTCACTCGCAGCGAATCAGATCTCTCTTCTCTTTGCAATCGGCGTTATCTTTTCCGGAAGAATCTGGGCTTACAGCGCTTGGGGAGTTTCTTGGGACAAAACCGACGCAAGACTTCAATCCTTCACCGTTCTTTTTATCAGTTTGATCGCCTATTTCGTTTTTCGAATTCTCATCACGGATTCTTCTAAGAAGAAAATTTTTTCCTCCTTCTTGAGTATTCTCTGCGCGGTCAACGCCGTGATTACATGGGGAGCGATTCGTTGGATGGACAATCCCGGAAATCATCCGGAATCCGTTCTCGGAAAGGGAGGAATGGATTCCGACATTCGTCAGAGTTTTTGGTTGGGAGTTCTTGCGTATCACATTCTCTTTTTAGTCTTATTCCGTTTCGCCTATCGTCTTGCAAAGATCGGCGACCTTCGCGAAAGTCTCCCAGAAAAGGAAGAGTAA
- a CDS encoding heme exporter protein CcmB — translation MKLLLSLLYKEFLLLGKALNGILSVVVLITSIVFIFNYALEQTGKLDRQTLIGIKWSVLFLTSYVFIGQSAWEERESGGGRISSLFLPIWMRFLAKSLAVFFGLAIAALYLMILLSVFFQAFPLGARDLTVNLIFLLPGVLCISFLGVSLSHISDSSRLKEILLPLLMIPFTIPILLFGMEAERKLERLPVFDPIPGLAILLSFCAFYAGIGILLLELSGDEP, via the coding sequence TTGAAACTTCTGCTTTCTCTTCTTTATAAGGAGTTCCTACTTTTAGGAAAGGCTCTCAACGGAATTCTTTCCGTCGTAGTTTTGATCACGTCCATCGTATTCATTTTTAATTATGCTCTGGAACAGACCGGAAAACTGGACCGACAAACCTTGATCGGAATCAAGTGGTCGGTTTTGTTTCTCACTTCCTACGTTTTTATCGGGCAGTCCGCTTGGGAGGAGAGGGAGAGCGGAGGGGGAAGAATCAGTTCTCTCTTTCTTCCGATCTGGATGCGATTTCTCGCAAAATCTCTCGCGGTCTTTTTCGGTCTTGCGATTGCGGCCCTCTACTTAATGATTTTATTATCTGTTTTTTTTCAGGCCTTTCCTCTCGGAGCCAGAGATCTGACGGTGAATTTGATTTTTCTTCTTCCAGGAGTTCTCTGTATTTCTTTCCTCGGAGTTTCCTTGAGTCATATCAGTGATTCCTCCCGATTGAAGGAGATCCTACTTCCGCTCCTCATGATTCCTTTTACGATTCCGATTCTTCTCTTCGGAATGGAAGCCGAGAGAAAACTCGAAAGACTTCCGGTTTTTGATCCCATCCCCGGACTCGCCATCTTACTTTCGTTCTGCGCTTTTTACGCGGGAATCGGAATTCTACTTTTAGAACTTTCGGGCGACGAACCCTGA
- a CDS encoding ABC transporter ATP-binding protein, giving the protein MPSQEQALLVCKDLSYSIGKKQILKQISFSLFRGELILLRGDNGAGKTTLLRSILNHSHHKESFSFSELGSKKPQISYLGHELGLYTSLSLEENLRYFLSIAGIEFANEKVEFLLRSFKLWTRREDPIFTFSRGMKQKAALIRALLTGGDLILLDEPFTALDRTGLEIAVRLLEEYSKNSAVLMVTHDPGIPFSQKTISWNLKEGKIETSAFSSL; this is encoded by the coding sequence TTGCCATCTCAAGAACAAGCGCTTCTCGTCTGCAAAGATCTATCTTATTCTATCGGAAAAAAACAGATTCTCAAACAGATCTCCTTTTCTCTTTTCCGGGGAGAACTGATTCTTCTCCGAGGCGATAACGGCGCCGGAAAAACGACTCTCCTTCGAAGCATTCTCAATCATTCGCATCATAAAGAATCGTTTTCCTTTTCGGAATTGGGTTCTAAAAAACCGCAGATCTCCTACTTGGGTCATGAACTCGGACTTTATACCTCTTTGAGTTTGGAGGAGAATCTTCGTTATTTTCTCTCGATAGCGGGCATTGAGTTTGCGAATGAAAAGGTGGAGTTCCTACTTAGGTCTTTCAAACTCTGGACGAGAAGAGAGGATCCGATCTTTACATTCTCCAGAGGAATGAAACAAAAGGCCGCGCTCATCCGAGCGCTCCTCACCGGTGGAGATTTGATTCTTTTGGACGAACCTTTTACCGCACTCGACAGAACCGGTTTGGAAATCGCAGTTCGTCTCTTGGAAGAATACTCCAAAAATTCCGCAGTTCTCATGGTGACTCACGATCCGGGAATTCCTTTTTCTCAAAAGACTATTTCTTGGAATCTCAAGGAGGGAAAAATTGAAACTTCTGCTTTCTCTTCTTTATAA
- a CDS encoding ABC transporter ATP-binding protein, whose protein sequence is MPDSNQALEIRRLSLQFEERIILDSISFEVAPGTILGILGRSGSGKTSLFRSILGVPTFKNLDQSGSIFFFGKERREIPIHQLQPVFQDPVSSFNPSWTLEKALKEPLRILGGEIATRGEASFYDFLHSFQLSGKDLNRNVLSFSGGELQRASILRALLTEPKILFLDEALGALDPILLNEILLFLKKLAREKKLTILLITHNLRTARKFCDQIGILEKGKLLDFGKTEEVFTNYKNSFTGELIRATDLSSLRV, encoded by the coding sequence ATGCCGGATTCGAATCAAGCTCTTGAAATTAGGAGACTCAGTTTACAATTTGAAGAAAGAATCATATTGGATTCTATTTCTTTCGAAGTGGCTCCTGGAACGATTCTTGGAATTCTGGGACGTTCGGGTTCGGGAAAGACATCTCTCTTTCGTTCTATTTTGGGAGTTCCTACATTTAAGAATCTTGATCAAAGCGGATCTATTTTCTTTTTCGGAAAGGAGCGTCGCGAAATTCCGATTCATCAGCTCCAACCTGTTTTCCAAGATCCCGTAAGTAGCTTCAATCCTTCTTGGACTCTTGAAAAGGCGCTCAAAGAACCGCTCCGCATTCTCGGCGGAGAAATTGCTACACGAGGGGAAGCGTCATTTTATGACTTCCTACATTCGTTCCAACTTTCAGGGAAAGATCTCAATCGTAATGTCTTATCTTTTTCCGGAGGAGAACTTCAGAGGGCCTCGATACTCCGCGCTCTTCTTACGGAACCTAAGATTCTTTTTTTAGATGAGGCTCTGGGTGCGCTTGATCCGATTCTCCTGAATGAGATCCTACTTTTCCTGAAAAAACTTGCGAGAGAGAAAAAACTAACAATCCTCCTCATAACGCATAACTTGAGAACCGCGAGGAAATTCTGCGATCAAATAGGAATTTTAGAAAAAGGGAAACTTTTGGATTTTGGAAAGACGGAAGAGGTTTTTACGAATTATAAGAATTCTTTTACGGGGGAACTCATTCGTGCGACCGATCTGAGCTCCCTCCGCGTTTGA
- a CDS encoding DUF1566 domain-containing protein, with amino-acid sequence MKKIIILVFLILIHFRPSTLSAIGGPYVDNGDGTVKDTLNGLYWQKCSFGQASLDCSGVATIMDWNSALFSCQNLNLAGRIWRVPNVKEIVSLLDYRKTTYPIIDVSFFQNTIGGYYWSSTSGISTGSSPDSTVANDFNSDPSSYVATPASTRRAYSIPRSTKYRAMAYIADYRMGGTIEFPKANNAYLRCVSGP; translated from the coding sequence ATGAAAAAAATTATCATTTTAGTTTTTTTAATTCTGATTCATTTTCGCCCTTCTACGTTGTCTGCGATCGGTGGTCCGTATGTTGATAACGGAGACGGTACAGTAAAGGACACGTTAAACGGGCTTTATTGGCAGAAATGTTCCTTTGGACAAGCTTCCTTGGATTGTTCCGGAGTCGCTACGATCATGGATTGGAACTCCGCGCTCTTTTCTTGTCAAAATTTGAATCTGGCGGGAAGAATCTGGAGGGTGCCTAACGTGAAAGAGATAGTGAGTCTTTTGGACTATCGAAAGACGACTTACCCGATCATCGATGTTTCATTTTTTCAAAATACGATCGGAGGATATTATTGGAGTTCGACGAGCGGAATCTCGACGGGATCCAGTCCGGATTCTACCGTGGCTAATGATTTTAATTCGGATCCTTCCTCCTACGTGGCGACACCTGCTTCCACCAGAAGGGCTTATTCGATTCCAAGATCGACAAAATATCGGGCGATGGCTTATATCGCGGATTACAGAATGGGAGGCACGATCGAGTTTCCAAAGGCGAATAACGCATATCTTCGCTGTGTTTCCGGGCCGTAA